Genomic DNA from Paenibacillus borealis:
GATCAAGCTCAATCAATTTTTTTTGGGCATTGTAATAAGAGAGCATGCTGCTTTCAGCTTCTTTTTTATCACTTTCGGTCTCTTTGATTTCAGTGTACTGGTCATCAAAGGAAGTCCTATACTTTTCGTAATCTTGTTTGATCGACTCAATAGCCCAACCGCCGGAAACATCGTATTCTGTACCCTGAGCTTTATTGATTTTATCTCTTAATGCATCTATTTGTACTACTTTCTCCTTTTCGCTTCCCTTTCCATTCCAAATCTCATCAAGCTGATTCACGTATTGGCGATAATCTTGAAATTTCGCCATATTAGTATCATATTTAGCGTACTGCTCGGCGAGTTTCTCAGTCGATGCTGTATATTCATCCTCCAAATCAGGTAATTTCGCCTGAGCTGAAAGTACATCATGCTCTAATTCTCGCCGGCTCATGTCCTCCTGCGCTTTGGCAAGATTCCCGACAAGTCCAAGCTGATCGCTGAATCTGCCACTTTTTAAGTCTTCCGCAGACAGAATATCCGGATTCATGTCAATAAGCTCTTGTTCCACAAGCTTCTGCTTTCGCCTGGCTTCTGCCAATTCAGCAGCAGGAGTTTTGGCGTCCTTAAGCTTCCCTGTCAACCGGTCATACTCGGTAATTAGACCCTGGGTTTTTGCAGTCGTCTCCTCAATTCCGGCATAATTGGAATAGGATTCATCCAGCGCATCCCCCATATTCAAAAGCTCCAGGCGCGCATCCTCCTGATGCTTTCTGAAGGCTATGACTCCTGCAGCGGCCAACCCTATACCCGCTACGGTGAGACCCAACGGATTCGTGAGCATACCCAGCGCCCCGGCAATTCCTCCAGCTGCTCCGCTGGCTCCTCTGGCCGCCGTGATAATCTTGGAGAATTCCTGGACAATCTTGACTGTTTTTGTAGCCAGCATCGCAGCAGGAACCGCAAGACCGATTACCATCAGCGGCTCTTTGTTGTCTGAAACCCAGCCTGTTAAGCCCTGAAGCGCGGGCATCAAGTTTTCTCCCATGGGAACTACAAGACTTGCCATCAGCTCCCGTCCCATTGCCGCAAACTGCTCTGAGAGTGTATTGTCTTTTATCGCCGCTACTTCCTCCATGGTCTGCCTGGTCATATCAAACTGATTGCGGGTTTGGCCAAGCGCCAGCACTGCCTTGTTCCCTATTTCCTCAAATTGAGAGCCGAACAGAGTACCGGCAAGCGCTGCTTGATGAACCGGATCCTTGATGGCCTTCAGTTTCACAATAACCTGATTCATTGCATCCTTACTGGTAATCGATCCGTCTGCCAACCCTTTAAAGAGGCTATCGCCGCCGCCGAGCGTCTTTTGCAGTTGAAGCATAGCCTTTTTGGCCGAATCTCCTCCCGCCTTCAAGTCTCCAACCAGTGCAAGGGCACCCTTTTGTCCGGCGGCTTTTACCAAATCGGCAAATTCCTTCGACTTCGTCCCGCCACTGACAAGCGCGGCGCTGAATTGATCCAGCTGCTTAGGAGCAAACAGCTCGTAGACGGCGGCCTTTGCAGTATCCGAGCCTGCTTTAACGTTTGATCCAAATTTTTTCACAATGTCGGCAACACCATCAAGCGAGTCCGCTCCGTTGTCCATGCCTGCACTTAATAATTCAAACATCTCGTCGGCAGAATAACCCATCTTCTGAAAATCATCGCTGTATTTCCCTATTGCACTCAAAAGTCCGCCGGATGTGTTCAGCCCCTTCTGCGCGCCTTGAGCCATCAGATTATAGGCTTGTTCCGAGGAGATGCCGAATTTGCGCATCATAGCGTCAACTGCTTGTACAGAGCCAGCTATATCTCCCTTAAAAACATCACGATACGTCATAGCCGTCTGCGTTGTCTTCTCCAGCTCTTCTCCTGTTTGCTGCAGAATTTGTTTCACTGTTCCTACGGCGTCACCGATATCTTCATAGTTCTCACCATAATTCTGGCTGTACAGGTTATTAGAGATATCTTTCATTCCACTCATTTCTTTGGCGGTCAACCCGGTTGCAGCCTGAAGCTGCGCCATCGCCCCGGAAGAATCATTTACAGCCGCCCATACCGCCTTCAGAGGTTCAACGGCTTTTTGCAGCATGGAGAAGTCCACTTCTTTGACTGCATCTTTAAGCTTGTCACCGAGTTTTCCGGCCTTGTCGCCTACCTCCTCAATGCTGTCATCCGCCTGATCAGCCTCTCTCCGCAGTACATCGAAATACCCCCTGCTGACCATTTCCTGCAGAACCCGGTCCAAATCCTGAATATGATGTTCCGCTTCCCCGACAGAACGTTGGAAAGCAGGAGTCACCAATAAATTCAGCTGAAGAATAATCTCATTAATGCTGCCGCTTGAATTGCCTGTCCCTGCCATAAGTTACCTCCTTCCCTTAATCCTGGACACCCTCTCTACCCAATCCCCCAGTTCCTCCAAAGGCAAAGCGAGAAAATAAGGGATGGGAGTATGGGTGAGCATGGCCAAAGAGACGGCGATGTCTTTAATCCCATCGCCATCTCCGCAGCCTACAGCAGCAAAAAACTTTGTGCCCGCAAGGTCAGTTTTGTAAAATCCTTAGCTGAAAGTGCTCTGATCAGCCCAACGTGGACACCTGCAGCCTTTGCTACAATATAAGCCTGATAGGCTTTATTGGTCTCCTTAATCAATTCCCCGCTGGATTGCCGCGCCGACTCTACCTGATACTGCCGGTCACAGATCAGAATGTCTTCACCTGTCAGCTTGTCGAAATCAATACTCAAGCTCTCAAAAGTATCGCCTTCAAATGTTACAGGCCGGGCGAAAGTATAGACTTCCGCGCCAGCCTCCTCTATATTCTTTGTCCCCATCGTGCACGCTCCTTATAGACTAAGATTCTCTTTGGTTGCAGCAAGGTAATCTACATCATAAACTTTGTGAATGTAGTTATATTTATCAATTTCCAGCACCTGAACGCCATCCAGTGTCACCTTCAAATAATTCACTGAAAAGTTGTTGGTGGTATCCATCACTGCGGCAGTCTCGAGATTCCCCAGCGTTAAGCCAAGCGGTCTTGCACGGACAGTAACCTTAAAAGGCACCTCACGGTATTCACTTGTTGCCGTGTCAAAGGTTTGGATCGAAGCCCGGAGATCCAGCGTATGGATCTTCGGTGCCAGAAGCGATGCCGCTGCCTTTTCAATGGTGCGCCACTTGAGGGCCAGACTCATCGCTCCCGTGTGTCCCGGAGAAGGCGCCGCCATTTCTCCGGCGATTCCGCCGCCTTTAATTGTATCCACCAGGTAGGTGATTTCCGGCAATGTGGCGGTTGCCGTACCCAAATAATCCACTGCATTCAAGTACACCGAATAATCAATAACTCTTTCTGATCTTTTAGGCATATTGCTCCTCCTTTTACGCTACCAGCGCAGCTAAGTATGTTGTGTCGTATTCAAGCAGGAATGAAATCTCCTGTGCCGGTCCCGGCGGTGTGATGTGCAGATGGAAGGTAACCTTGCCGGCCATCAGATCCGCCACTGGATTCTCGGACTCATTGAAGTCTACCCGTCCGCCCAGCAGAGCTCCGGATGCCGTCAGACCGTTCAGCCAAATATTCACTGAATCTGTGACTGCAGCCACCAGCCGCTTGTTCATCGGATCATCCACCTTTTGCATGTAGGTCAGAATCAGACTGTTGCCGATCCAGTTAAACATGCGGCGGACCGGAATAAAGCTGTCTTTGGGGTCAGTGGCACCAGGGTAGGCAGCAGTATGATTCCCCCAGCTCTTCCAGCCGCTCGTCCCAAGATTAAGTGCCGTTACAATTCCTGCGCTGTTAAGGAAGCTTGCCTGGTCTATCCCCAGGAACTGGCTTGTCCCATCGGATAGTACAGTCCCATCCGCCTGCAAAGATTTATTAGACGGCGATACAAAAGGAACACCGCCATTATTGGCATCTGTCGCAGCGATAAGTCCAGCGAGCTGTGTAGAGAAATGATATTTCTTATCCCCTAGAGTCAGCATCGGGTAAGCCGCAACTTGAAGAGGAGCAGTGTAGCTGTTATCCGCTTTCCATGTGCCAGCATCTGTATAGGACTGGGACGGATCAATGTCCGTCAGCGCCATCGCCTTGAAATTCCCGTTGATATTTCCGGCTTTTGCCTTCATCACCGCAGCGACTGCAGACAGATGTGACCAGCCGGGAGCAAGCAGCAGATCCGGAAGAATGCCAAAACGCGGGTAAGCTTGATGGACCAGTTCAAAACCGGTATATTCTCCGGACGGGGTCACGCCCCCAATGATATCCTCAGCCTCTACAGCTTCCGGATTCAGCTTGTCATAACCCACGGACAGTTGATTAACATTGGCCGCGATAGCACCAGACGGCTTTGTTGAGATCATCACATGACCGTTCTCATCAAATGCAGCCGTATAATCCTTGCCGGATACATAGGTTGATGTACCGTCTGAAGATTTGACAAGGAGTGTGGACAACAGCACCCCTTCCGCCTGCAGGATGGCATCCCGGTTAGTTACAGCAGCCGCTGTTGGAGCAACCGTTGTCTTGTGTGTGGCCGGATCAAGCACGTTGACCAGAATCATTGGAGCTTTTTCATATAACGCAAAATGTGAATAGATTAATTCGCTCAGTGTATATTTTGACCAGTCCTCGCTGTACCCGAAGGCAGCCACCGCTTCCGCGTAACTATATACAAGTACCGGAGTATTCACCGGCACAGATGCCGCAGCCAAATGAACCGGAGCCGTTCCTACCGCAAAAGGAATACCGCTTGTTGCCTTTGTTGGAGCCAGAACTGAAGTCGATTGTTCAATAATAGTTACACCATGTTTAAAAGCCATATATTAAATCCCCTTCCCTAAAAGCCTTTGATAGACTGCATATTCAGCTGTTCCTGCTTGAACAATACGTTCCTGCACAGCCGTTATTTCTTCTAACGGTATAATCAGTTCAGCCACATCCGGCTGTTCCTCCAGCAGCGGCAGTAGATAGGATGGAATGCCCTCCCGAAAAACGGTGGATTGCAGCAGCCGCCCGCCACGCAGATTTGGACCTAAATAGATTTGTGGCGGCTCCTGTGCCGGCTCCTGCTCATTTTGGAGATTATCTTTATTATTAATGAAGTTCATATTTGTACCTCCGGTCTAATTTGGGGCAATACCCAGGTTGTTGTAAGTTCGCCTCCCCAGTCTGCTGCTGGGTGCTCCTCGTTAAGTTTCATCTTCCAGCTGGCGTCCATGACGAATTTTTGTTCAAGTACTCTCTTGCGCAAAAGCAGAATGCGTACCCGCTCCATCAGATTAAGCATATCAATGAGTCCTGTGTCATCTTCTGACTGGGCTCCAAACTGTAGTTTAATTTGAATTTGCCCTTGACCAGAATCACCTTCTCCTTCGGCCGGCCTAATCTTAATTACCGGATATCCCGGGTTCCCGGCATCACTCTGCGGCAAATATCCCAGCAGTACGGATGGTACGGGCAGCATGTCATCTGCCAATTGCTCTTTCAGATACTTTTGAATCGCCATGATTAGTAAAGTAATTGTCACTGTGTCCCTCCTTGCTCCTAGAACTCTTTCTCGAAGATACGGATCGTCCCCAACCGCTTCACCATCTTTGCAGTCACCTCCCCTTGCGGCATCAGCAGGATGAGTGCCGTTATTTGTCTTTCTATTTATTAGGGGCTTTCACTAGACAAAACCAAACATTTTATTTATATCCTCTTTAAATGAGGGACCTATACTCATCTATAACGGAGCTGATCTTTTTTTGCGCCCGCTGTATATATTCACTTACACTGCCAGCCGAAATCTGGAGCATATCAGCGATAGCCACATGCGAGAACCCCTCACCGTTAGCAAGCATATAACACTCCTTCTCCCTCCTGCTCAACAGCCCCAATACATATTCCAATTGAAAACGTTGATCCTCTGTGAGTCCTTCAGAAGGGACCGCATTGAAGTGACAGGTGAAGTTTTGCATAAGAATAGGTTCCAAAAGAATTTCCCGCTCATAACCCGCACGCCGTTCGATTCCCCGCTTGTTGCCCGGCCGCCGTCCACTGCTCAGCCACTCAATAACATATTCGCAGTCACTGACCATTCCGGCGATTACCTTTTTGTCTTCCGCCTCCGCACTTCTGTAAAGTTGTTCTACACCCTTTAATGAAATTTGATATTCTGGAATCAGTTTTTGCACAAATTCAGAATATATAAATTCCAGATCCACCTGCTCTACACACTCCATGTCAATTCCCCTTTCACCCATGTTGATTGAAATATACTCAATTTCGTATTTTTAAATCATGTTATACTCAATATCGCACTTAGTCAAGCTTTAAAACCTTAAAAGTACGAAAATGCATATTTACTTTTGCCTACAAACCTTCTACAATGAATTTAATAATACGAAGTAGCGTATATACTGATGATTTTGAGGAGGACTACATGTGCAACGGGCTGAAGTCTTAAAGAGGCTAATCGAGGAAACAGGCCTGAACACGAAGGCTTTTTCAGAAAAAGCAGGAATTCCTTATACTACGCTTAGATCAATCTTGATGCGGGGGGTAGGAGGAGCTTCTGTCGATAATGTTCTTAAAGTTTGTCGGGCTTTAGGCATTACTACCGAAGAAATGGATCGTTTGGCCTTCGGATCAAGTAAAGAAGAGGCTGCTCCACTGCTTTCGGAACTGTCTGAATTTGAGGCTTTTTTAAATAATCCGGAGCATGGACTGTTTTTCAAGGATTACCTGGACGCCCCGGACGAACGTAAACGGGAAATGTTGACCTTTTGGCAATTTATTAAAGATCTCGAAAAGAAAAAATCAGACTCTTCGGACGACAACTAAAAGCAGAAATAATCGTGGTTTCAGCCAACGGGCTGATTCCTCATATCTATATATACGAACATATATTCTTATCTCGGAGGTTTTTTATGTTTATTCATTATAAAAAAACACATCTTGAGCATTTCGTGGAAAAGCTCTACATAAACCATTCTATTCTTAAGCCGGAAGACATCACGATACAGAGGCTTTCGACTGAATTGGATATCCATATTGATTATGCTCCTGTCCGGAGCCGGGCTTATGAATCCATAACGGGTATGCGCTTTGTATTATTGGACAACCGTATTACCCCAATGAAGCAACGGTTCGATTTTCTGCATGAGTTATGTCACATGCTGAGGCACGCCGGCAACCAAATGACGCTGCCCGTTCCATTTATCAAGGCACAGGAGGAGGATGCTGAGAAGTTTGTTCTTTATGCCACCATGCCCTTTTTCATGATCCAATCCTTTAGCTTATCAGGAGATTACAGTACCGCCATTCAGCAAATTTCAAATGTTTTTGGGGTATCCAGGGAAATGGCAAAAGTACGCTTCGATCAAATTTTACGCCGTGAGTACGAGGGAGAGATGTTGCCGTGGAGGAGAGGAGAATATATTTCACATTCATTTGATCAAAAGAATTCGGAACCAAGTCATGCTTTAGATGAACCTGTAATCTTCGCTTACTACGATCCCCATAGCACACTGGATGGTCCGGATCAGCTTATTGTCTGTCTTGATCATGCAACATTGTCCACTCAGCATGAATGGATTGTCCCCATGGAGGAAAGGTTTAAGGAAATAGAGATAGATGCATTGAAGAATCTTGAACTTGAGTCTGCATCAAGAGGTGACTTAATCTGTTTTGATGGACAGCTTACCTTACAAATTCATCAGCTTGTGTATCGGCATGGATTATCTAAAAGGAATTTTGTATTGCAAATGAGGGATATTGAGCAGATTCTTGAAGCAGATCAAAGCACCGTACGAAGGTTTCTATGATAAAGAATTCCGCCAGTTATAACTACAAAAGCAAGCCCATGCAATTATGCATGGGCAATTTTTATATCCACCGGCAACTAAATACGCCCGCATGCGTAAAAAAGCTCCCGGCCATAAAGGCCAGGAGCTTGAGTTCCTTGATAACAAGGAGACAGATATTAACGTTTCGAGAACTGTGGAGCACGACGAGCGGCTTTGAGGCCGTATTTCTTACGTTCCTTCATACGTGGGTCACGAGTCAGGAAGCCGGCTTTCTTCAGCGCACCGCGATATTCAGGGTCTACTTTGAGCAATGCACGGGAGATCCCGTGACGGATTGCGCCAGCTTGACCGGAAATGCCGCCACCATGTGCAAGAACGATTACATCGTAGTTGCCCAGAGTTTCAGTCAGGTTCAAAGGTTGTCTTACGATCATCTTCAGTGTTTCTACACCGAAATATTCGTCCATCTCACGTTTGTTAATGACAATGCGTCCTTCACCCGGTACAAGGCGAACACGTGCTACCGAATGTTTACGACGACCTGTCCCATAGTATTGTACTTGTGCCATGAAACTGTCCTCCTCTATTCTTATCCGCGAAGTTCGTAAACTTCAGGTTTTTGTGCTGCATGTGGATGTTCAGCGCCTGCATATACTTTGAGTCTCAGTTTCATGTGATCCCCTTGACGAGTCTTAGGAATCATGCCGTGAACTGCGAATTCAATCATACGCTCAGGTTTGGTTTTGATCAGGTCTTCAGCAACAGTGACTTTCAAACCACCTGGGTGCATCGAGTGACGGTAGTATTTCTTGTTTTGCATTTTCTTACCGGTCAGGTGAATCTTCTCAGCGTTGATAACAATTACGAAATCTCCAGTATCAACATGTGGAGTGAATTGCGGTTTGTGTTTGCCACGGATTAGAGCAGCGGCTTCGCTTGCCAAACGGCCAAGTGTTTTGCCTTCGGCATCAATGATGTGCCAATTGCGTTCAACTTCGTTCGGCTTCGCCATATAGGTGGTACGCATGAATGTTTCCTCCTTGTTCTCGTACGAAAATCATCTGTTTCGTATATCTTGTTTCTCATTGGATTACAATTATGTGAGTTAAGAAAAGCTTGTTTGTTGGCATTTCCTTGATCGGGGCTGTGGGATAGCCATCAAGAAAACACAACTTTTATATTACAGCATAAACATGACAAGTGCAAGTGATTTTTAACTTTTCAAACACTATTTTTCATAAAAAATAATGCGCTGATCGTTTAGTTCTCATTCTCATCATATTCTACACTCCAGAGTGCCAAACCCTTTGACACAGCTGTAGGTCCAGCTGCCGCGCGGTCACATGCCGCAAGAATTACAGGGATTCTATCCGCGCTGATCTTGCCTTGCCCCACTTGCATCAGCGTGCCCATAATTATGCGTACCATATGCTGCAGGAAGCCACTGCCTGTAATATACGTATGGATAACTCCCTGATCGGAGGATCCGGGACGGCACATGCTGCGGTCCACCTCAAGACGTGCTTCAAATATCGTGCGTACATGCGAAGTCTTGGTAGACTTCCTGGACGCAAATGAAGTGTAGTCATGGGTACCCAGCAGTCCTGCCAACCCCTGCTCCATCGCCGGAATATCCAGCCTCATCGGATGATGATGCTGCCAGCGCCGCTGGAACGGGTCCGGGAACCGGTTGCCATTGATCGTGTACCGGTAGGTTTTACGCTTCGCTCCTCTACGGGAGTGGAAAGAGAGCGGAACCTCCCAGGCCTCGGTAACCACGATATCCTGCGGAAGCCTGGCGTTCAGAGCCAGACACCAGCGTTCCAGTGGGATCTGGGATGAGGTTATGAAATTAAAAGGTTGGCCATAAGCGTGCACACCCGCATCTGTCCGTCCTGAGCCCGTTATCTTGAGCGTCTCACCGGTCAGATGAAGAATGGCATGCTCCAGCTTGTCCTGAATCGTATTGCCCTGAGGCTGGGTCTGAAAGCCATCATAATGGGTACCGTCATAATTGACTTTCATCAATAGATTGCGCATTTCATTCTCCTGTTGGTCCATAGGTTTTTCTGTTTCATAAAAAAAGAGCCCCGGCGGGAGCTCCTTCTACTCTATACAAGGTGATTCCCGCGGTTATTTGCACGGCAGGGTCAAAAATGCCCTGCAGTACAATAACGTTAAATACGTAATGCGTACATCCGGAAATCATGCTTGTGAAACTACGCGCGGTCTACCAGTTCAAGATAAACCATAGGCGCAGCATCGCCACGGCGAGGTCCCAGCTTCAGGATACGAGTGTATCCGCCTGGACGCTCTGTGTAACGAGGAGCAATATCAGAGAACAATTTTTGGATTGCATCTTGTTCACCGTCTACAGTCTCACGACGAACAAATGCTGCTACTTGACGGCGAGCATGAAGATCGCCCTTTTTCGCTTTTGTGATCAGTTTCTCAGCGATGGAACGAACTTCCTTCGCTTTGGCTTCTGTTGTCTGGATGCGTTCGTATAGGAACAGATCCGTTACCATATCGCGGAATAATGCTTTGCGCGCGCTGGAATCACGGCCCAATTTTTGGTATGCCATTTGTTTTCCCTCCTTCACTCAAGTCTCAAGAAACCCTATAACTATTCTTCTGTACGAAGACCCAAACCGAGTTCCTCAAGCTTCTCTTGAACTTCTTCCAAAGATTTGCGGCCCAGGTTACGAACCTTCATCATATCTTCTTCAGTTTTCGTAGTCAGCTCTTGCACGGTATTAATACCGGCACGT
This window encodes:
- a CDS encoding phage tail tape measure protein — its product is MAGTGNSSGSINEIILQLNLLVTPAFQRSVGEAEHHIQDLDRVLQEMVSRGYFDVLRREADQADDSIEEVGDKAGKLGDKLKDAVKEVDFSMLQKAVEPLKAVWAAVNDSSGAMAQLQAATGLTAKEMSGMKDISNNLYSQNYGENYEDIGDAVGTVKQILQQTGEELEKTTQTAMTYRDVFKGDIAGSVQAVDAMMRKFGISSEQAYNLMAQGAQKGLNTSGGLLSAIGKYSDDFQKMGYSADEMFELLSAGMDNGADSLDGVADIVKKFGSNVKAGSDTAKAAVYELFAPKQLDQFSAALVSGGTKSKEFADLVKAAGQKGALALVGDLKAGGDSAKKAMLQLQKTLGGGDSLFKGLADGSITSKDAMNQVIVKLKAIKDPVHQAALAGTLFGSQFEEIGNKAVLALGQTRNQFDMTRQTMEEVAAIKDNTLSEQFAAMGRELMASLVVPMGENLMPALQGLTGWVSDNKEPLMVIGLAVPAAMLATKTVKIVQEFSKIITAARGASGAAGGIAGALGMLTNPLGLTVAGIGLAAAGVIAFRKHQEDARLELLNMGDALDESYSNYAGIEETTAKTQGLITEYDRLTGKLKDAKTPAAELAEARRKQKLVEQELIDMNPDILSAEDLKSGRFSDQLGLVGNLAKAQEDMSRRELEHDVLSAQAKLPDLEDEYTASTEKLAEQYAKYDTNMAKFQDYRQYVNQLDEIWNGKGSEKEKVVQIDALRDKINKAQGTEYDVSGGWAIESIKQDYEKYRTSFDDQYTEIKETESDKKEAESSMLSYYNAQKKLIELDLGGTLEEQVAKYKDLSIAQKEQITQALIDTASLNNEVDKLPAEKIVNVQVLWQQIGEVSNFNVAGDEGRKTANSKGKPYLPLYGGPKIAEYAEGGIAYVPSIFGEAGPEMAIPLNQKPRSRSLLEKANDLMGYNNNSGNNGDIHVTWAPSITLQGGDKSVVEQLREALKQTEDGFERRFKAMLQQQRRVSFQ
- a CDS encoding phage tail assembly protein, whose protein sequence is MGTKNIEEAGAEVYTFARPVTFEGDTFESLSIDFDKLTGEDILICDRQYQVESARQSSGELIKETNKAYQAYIVAKAAGVHVGLIRALSAKDFTKLTLRAQSFLLL
- a CDS encoding phage major tail tube protein → MPKRSERVIDYSVYLNAVDYLGTATATLPEITYLVDTIKGGGIAGEMAAPSPGHTGAMSLALKWRTIEKAAASLLAPKIHTLDLRASIQTFDTATSEYREVPFKVTVRARPLGLTLGNLETAAVMDTTNNFSVNYLKVTLDGVQVLEIDKYNYIHKVYDVDYLAATKENLSL
- a CDS encoding phage tail sheath family protein; protein product: MAFKHGVTIIEQSTSVLAPTKATSGIPFAVGTAPVHLAAASVPVNTPVLVYSYAEAVAAFGYSEDWSKYTLSELIYSHFALYEKAPMILVNVLDPATHKTTVAPTAAAVTNRDAILQAEGVLLSTLLVKSSDGTSTYVSGKDYTAAFDENGHVMISTKPSGAIAANVNQLSVGYDKLNPEAVEAEDIIGGVTPSGEYTGFELVHQAYPRFGILPDLLLAPGWSHLSAVAAVMKAKAGNINGNFKAMALTDIDPSQSYTDAGTWKADNSYTAPLQVAAYPMLTLGDKKYHFSTQLAGLIAATDANNGGVPFVSPSNKSLQADGTVLSDGTSQFLGIDQASFLNSAGIVTALNLGTSGWKSWGNHTAAYPGATDPKDSFIPVRRMFNWIGNSLILTYMQKVDDPMNKRLVAAVTDSVNIWLNGLTASGALLGGRVDFNESENPVADLMAGKVTFHLHITPPGPAQEISFLLEYDTTYLAALVA
- a CDS encoding sigma factor-like helix-turn-helix DNA-binding protein, with amino-acid sequence MDLEFIYSEFVQKLIPEYQISLKGVEQLYRSAEAEDKKVIAGMVSDCEYVIEWLSSGRRPGNKRGIERRAGYEREILLEPILMQNFTCHFNAVPSEGLTEDQRFQLEYVLGLLSRREKECYMLANGEGFSHVAIADMLQISAGSVSEYIQRAQKKISSVIDEYRSLI
- a CDS encoding helix-turn-helix domain-containing protein yields the protein MQRAEVLKRLIEETGLNTKAFSEKAGIPYTTLRSILMRGVGGASVDNVLKVCRALGITTEEMDRLAFGSSKEEAAPLLSELSEFEAFLNNPEHGLFFKDYLDAPDERKREMLTFWQFIKDLEKKKSDSSDDN
- a CDS encoding ImmA/IrrE family metallo-endopeptidase, which gives rise to MFIHYKKTHLEHFVEKLYINHSILKPEDITIQRLSTELDIHIDYAPVRSRAYESITGMRFVLLDNRITPMKQRFDFLHELCHMLRHAGNQMTLPVPFIKAQEEDAEKFVLYATMPFFMIQSFSLSGDYSTAIQQISNVFGVSREMAKVRFDQILRREYEGEMLPWRRGEYISHSFDQKNSEPSHALDEPVIFAYYDPHSTLDGPDQLIVCLDHATLSTQHEWIVPMEERFKEIEIDALKNLELESASRGDLICFDGQLTLQIHQLVYRHGLSKRNFVLQMRDIEQILEADQSTVRRFL
- the rpsI gene encoding 30S ribosomal protein S9, yielding MAQVQYYGTGRRKHSVARVRLVPGEGRIVINKREMDEYFGVETLKMIVRQPLNLTETLGNYDVIVLAHGGGISGQAGAIRHGISRALLKVDPEYRGALKKAGFLTRDPRMKERKKYGLKAARRAPQFSKR
- the rplM gene encoding 50S ribosomal protein L13 encodes the protein MRTTYMAKPNEVERNWHIIDAEGKTLGRLASEAAALIRGKHKPQFTPHVDTGDFVIVINAEKIHLTGKKMQNKKYYRHSMHPGGLKVTVAEDLIKTKPERMIEFAVHGMIPKTRQGDHMKLRLKVYAGAEHPHAAQKPEVYELRG
- the truA gene encoding tRNA pseudouridine(38-40) synthase TruA, which gives rise to MRNLLMKVNYDGTHYDGFQTQPQGNTIQDKLEHAILHLTGETLKITGSGRTDAGVHAYGQPFNFITSSQIPLERWCLALNARLPQDIVVTEAWEVPLSFHSRRGAKRKTYRYTINGNRFPDPFQRRWQHHHPMRLDIPAMEQGLAGLLGTHDYTSFASRKSTKTSHVRTIFEARLEVDRSMCRPGSSDQGVIHTYITGSGFLQHMVRIIMGTLMQVGQGKISADRIPVILAACDRAAAGPTAVSKGLALWSVEYDENEN
- the rplQ gene encoding 50S ribosomal protein L17, which gives rise to MAYQKLGRDSSARKALFRDMVTDLFLYERIQTTEAKAKEVRSIAEKLITKAKKGDLHARRQVAAFVRRETVDGEQDAIQKLFSDIAPRYTERPGGYTRILKLGPRRGDAAPMVYLELVDRA